The Erigeron canadensis isolate Cc75 chromosome 1, C_canadensis_v1, whole genome shotgun sequence genome segment TCCCTTGAAACGGGTCATGGATATGAAACTCGTTCCTAAAAGAAGTGTGAGTTCCTTTTCCAGCAAAAAGACTTATAGGGGAAGTGGCTTAACTTAAATGTAGTTAATACCATTGAACACCAAAAGGACAAACATACAAGTTTAAAGTAATCTTAGCTTAAACTCTTAATAGTGGTTTGGTTTCTGATATCTTCGATCAGACGTGTCATATTCTTGTGGGAAGATCCTCCCTCTTCTAATGCTTTATTTGCTATCTTACTAAGTTCTTTAGCTCGTTTTCTTCTCTCTTCACCTTCTTTCCCTTCTTCCATTAGAACCTCTATTGCCTTCTTAAATTCCTCACTCTTTACCACCACTCCTGACTTTTCCTCTTCACCTAAATGGACAACATTCTGAGCGCCAACACAAACTCCGATCCCCAACACTTGAACAATTAACTTTTCATTGTAGAACTGCTCCTGAAACTGAGGCCATGTTACCATTGGGACACCTGCACATACCCCTTCCAGAGTAGAATTCCATCCACAGTGCGTTAAAAACCCTCCGATTGCAGGGTGTGATAACACTAAAAGTTGGGGTGCCCACCCGTGGATCAATAGAGCTCTATCTTTTGTTCGTTCTTCAAACCCTTCTTCAACTATCCAATTTTCTATCTTCTCAGTCTTTGGACCTGCACGAACTACCCAAATGAACGGTTTTTGAGATGATTCTAAAGCTAAAGCCAACTCAACTAGCTGTGCAGGCTCAATACGACTGACGCTTCCTAAACAAACATAGATCACCGAGCCATTTTCTTGAGAATCTAGCCAATTGAGACACACGTTTATGCTAATTGATGACTTCTTACCTCTCTGCACCTTCTCTGATGCATCGCTATAACATAGTGATAATGGGCCTATGCACCAAACTTTATCACCTTTGACTTTCTGATATTTATCAGCATATCCTTGTTCCAACTCTTGAAAACTGTTAATAAGGACTCCATACGCTTCAGCTTCAGATTCTCGAAGCTTTTCCTGATAATCAGTATTATATGCTCTAGAGCTCGGATTAAATTGAAAAGGGAGTTGGGATCTTTTTAGTTCAATATGATCAGGCAAACCGGGCAAGACAAATGATTCTGACTCGCCCACACTTTCATACACCTTTGAGAGGTATAAAACATGGTTACACATCTGCGTGAAACAGTTCATTCCATCAAATACCACCCTTGGAATCTGAAACTTTTTTGCTGTTTCACCTGGCCATAAAAGAAACGTATCAGAAACTATGCAATCTGGCCTATGATTAAGCTTTTCTATGTATTGATCAACTTCTTTTTGTAGTGAAGCATAGGCATTCATGAGTGCCGTGACCATCTCGAAATTAGGGAGATCATCTAAGCATTCACAGCCTTGTGGTAAGCCAAACTCTGAATATGGGAACGGGAATTCAAGAAAATTGATGGGAAGACCGGATTGGATTGCTAGATCAAGGATTGCTCCAAATCTGATGGTGTTGACAGGGGTCGTAACTATGGTAACTTTAACCCCATGTTGGGCCAATAACTTGGCTATGTCAATGGTGGGGATATAGTGGCCCGGAGATCCTAAGGGTATAACAAGAAAGTGAAGTTGGTTGTATTTTTGTGACTCTTCTAAAACCATTTCTGAATTAAGACTCTAGGCTAGtatgatgaagagattgtatGTACAGTATATATGATAATGGAGGTTCTATCTAATTTATACAGTTTAGAACATAAAGCACATAGCTGTTGACAACATTGCATATACCACAAGAACTTGATCTTGACTTATAggaaaaatagaatggttaacactaattttattttaaggaCAAAGACGGCCAAGAAACAAGGTGCCAGGTGTAGATTACCTAAACTCAAATTGATGTTCTTGTCTCATGTCTTTGTAATCTATATCCTTCAATTCAtacttataaaattaataaattacatgtTATCCGAACCATGGTTTACAGACTCTAATTCTAACATGCTAtcaaaaaactatatatgtaaCAATCTATATTTTATTCAACGGATACAAGATTTTAACTTTTAGCATTTGCATAATGCATTATGTCTTGAATAAGCAGTGTCAAGTTAAGGTATGAAGATCCTCCCTCTTTTATTGCGTTATTCGCTATCTTTCCAAGATCTTTTGCTCGGTTCCGTCTCTCAGTTCCTTCAATCCCGTCATCCATAACCTTCACGATAGCCTTCGTAACACTCTCCCTTTTTACTTTCACTCCAGACCTATCTTCTTCGCCAACATGTACAACAGAATCAACTCCAACACCAACGCCAATCCCCAGAACTTGCACTATCAGCTTCTCGTTAACAAACTGCTCTGCAAACTGGGGCCATGTAATCATGGGAACGCCAGCACACACTGATTCTAGAGTCGAGTTCCAACCACAATGGGTCAAGAACCCTCCTACCGAAGGGTGAGACAAGATTAGCACTTGTGGGGCCCAACCTCGGATTATTAACCCTCTATCTTTAATCCTCTCTTCAAAACCACTATTTGCTAGCCATTCCTCGACCTCCTTTTCTCTATGAACAGATTTAACCACCCAAATGAACGGGCGATTTGATGCTTCTAGGCCTAAAGCAAGCTCAATAAGTTGTGGGGTGTTTACTCGTACAAGGCTACCAAAACAAGCATAAACAACTGAGTCGGGTTCATG includes the following:
- the LOC122595088 gene encoding UDP-glycosyltransferase 73C4-like; its protein translation is MAANNKLHFLLIPHIGPGHTIPMIDMAKLLSKQPSVMVTIATTPLNAARYAPTLARSIKPVRFLELPFPTAEAGLPEGCESTDKIPSLDLVPNFLAAIDMLQQKLEERFGTLEPRPSCIISDKYMSWTGEFADKHRIPRIMFDGMSCFNELCYNNLYVSKVYDGLGESEPFVVPGLPGRIELRRNQLPPEFNPSSIDTSEFRQRARDAEVRAYGVVINSFEELEQEYVNEYKKLRGGKVWCIGPLSLCNSDNLDKSQRGNVASIDEEQCLKWLDSHEPDSVVYACFGSLVRVNTPQLIELALGLEASNRPFIWVVKSVHREKEVEEWLANSGFEERIKDRGLIIRGWAPQVLILSHPSVGGFLTHCGWNSTLESVCAGVPMITWPQFAEQFVNEKLIVQVLGIGVGVGVDSVVHVGEEDRSGVKVKRESVTKAIVKVMDDGIEGTERRNRAKDLGKIANNAIKEGGSSYLNLTLLIQDIMHYANAKKMVLEESQKYNQLHFLVIPLGSPGHYIPTIDIAKLLAQHGVKVTIVTTPVNTIRFGAILDLAIQSGLPINFLEFPFPYSEFGLPQGCECLDDLPNFEMVTALMNAYASLQKEVDQYIEKLNHRPDCIVSDTFLLWPGETAKKFQIPRVVFDGMNCFTQMCNHVLYLSKVYESVGESESFVLPGLPDHIELKRSQLPFQFNPSSRAYNTDYQEKLRESEAEAYGVLINSFQELEQGYADKYQKVKGDKVWCIGPLSLCYSDASEKVQRGKKSSISINVCLNWLDSQENGSVIYVCLGSVSRIEPAQLVELALALESSQKPFIWVVRAGPKTEKIENWIVEEGFEERTKDRALLIHGWAPQLLVLSHPAIGGFLTHCGWNSTLEGVCAGVPMVTWPQFQEQFYNEKLIVQVLGIGVCVGAQNVVHLGEEEKSGVVVKSEEFKKAIEVLMEEGKEGEERRKRAKELSKIANKALEEGGSSHKNMTRLIEDIRNQTTIKSLS